Below is a genomic region from Xylophilus sp. GW821-FHT01B05.
CAAGGTGAGGCCGGGCAGGGCGCGTGCGGCGCGCACCAGCGGTGCTGCGGCATAGCACCAGCCGCAGAAGGGGTCGAACAGGTAGTGCAGGGTGGTCATTGGATGGCTCGTTGAAGCAAGGCCTGCATGGTAGGTTGCATGAAACGGTATGAAAATCCCTTGTCATGCAATGATTTGTTGCCTGAATCGATCAAATAAGGAGCCCGCATGGACCGCATCGTTGCCACCCAGGTGTTTGTCGCCGTGGTGGACAGCGGCAGCCTGACCGCTGCTGCGGAGCGCCTGGACATGTCGCGCGCCATGGCCACGCGCTACCTGGCGCAGATGGAGCGCTGGGCTGGCGCGCGCCTGCTGCACCGCAGTACCCGGCGCCTGGGCCTGAGCCCGGCGGGCGAAGAGCTGCTGCCGCGTTGCCGCGAGCTGCTGGCGCTGGCAGAGCAGATGCCACACCCGGCGGGCGAGGGCGCAGACGGCCCGCAGGGCATGCTGCGCATCGCCTGTGCGCCCTCGCTGGCCGAGAACTGGCTGGCACGCGCCATGGCCGACTACCTGCGCCAGTACCCGCGCGTGGCGGTGGACCTGGTGCTGGGCAACCAGGCAGTGAACCTGGTGGAAGAGCGCATCGACCTGGCGATCCGCATCAGCAATGCGCTGGACCCGCAACTGATCGCGCGGCGGCTGGCGGACTGCCACTCGGTGGTGTGCGCCGCGCCCAGCTACCTGGCCGCGCGCGGCACGCCGCGCCGGGTAGAAGACCTGGCGCTGCACGATTGCCTGACCTACACCTACTTTGGCAAGAGCCTGTGGAACTTCACGCGCGCTGGCGAGCCGGTGGCCGTGCCGGTCGGCGGCAAGCTCAGCGCCAATGACGCCACCGCGCTGCTGCATGCGGCGATAGCGGGCGCGGGCATCTGCATGCAGCCGGCGTATGCGGCGGCGCCGCACATTGCCGCAGGCACGCTGGTGGCGCTGCTGCCCGAGGCTGAGCCGCCGATGCTGGGCGTGCACGGTATCTACAGCTCGCGCCGGCAGATGCCGGCGGCGCTGCGCAGCCTGCTGGATTTCCTGGCGGCGCGCTTTGCCGCCGACCCGGGCTGGGGGCGCTATGCTGCGCCCTTACCACTGCGAAGCGAGACCCCATGAAAGCCACCTGGAACGGCAAGACCATTGCCGAGAGCGAAGACACCGTACTGGTCGAAGGCAACCACTACTTCCCGCCCGAGTCGCTCAACCGCGACTTTGTCACCTTCAGCAACCACCGCAGCACCTGCCCCTGGAAGGGCCAGGCCAGCTACTACTCGTTGCTGGTGGATGGCGAGCTGAACACCGACGCCGCCTGGTACTACCCCGAGCCCAAGTCCGGCGCCGAAGAAATCCGCGGCCGCATCGCCTTCTGGAAGGGCGTCAAGGTTGCGGCTTGATGCTATTTAAATAATAGCTATGTGCCCTAGAGTGGCCTGCGTTTCAGCCACTTTTCTTCTAAATTTCGCCTCAGGCTTTCCATGCGCCCACATGCGAGGCGCTGGCTTCTTCCAGCAGCGCCGGCCCCACGCATTCGATAGGGTTGGGTGACGCCGCAAACACGTCGCGGCAGAACAGCTCGGCATCCACCTGATCGGCGCGATCGCCCCGGAACACGCGCAGGCGCACCGCGTCTATGCCGTACACCACGCGCCCTATGGCCGACCAGAAGATGGCGCCGGCGCACATCACGCAGGGTTCGCCCGACGCATACATCGTGGCCTGCGCCAGCACGTCGCGGCTGAAGCGCGGCGAGAGCTTGCGTACCAGCGAGGTCTCGGCATGCGCGGTGCAGTCGCCGGTCTCGAAGGTGGCGTTCCAGGCCTCGTCCAGCACGGTGCCGTCGGGCAGCACGGCGACGGCGCCGAAGGGGCGGTTGCCCAGGCTGCGGGCATGGTCGGCCAGGGCGATGGCGCGGCGCAGATAAAGGCCGTCGCGCTCGTCGAGTTCGACCGGTTCGGGTAGCAGGCTGTTCGGAGTGTTGGCGTTCATGCTGCGGCCTCCAGTGCCACGGGTGTTGCGATGGGTTTGGCGGCAGCCATGGCGCTGCAGGAGGCCGGCGTGGCTGCCACGATGGGGATGCTGGCGACATTGCCACGGTGCACTTCGGGCTCGCCGTGGCGGGCCAGCAGCTCCATCAGTTTCTTGCGGATCAGCATGCCGGGCTTGTCGCTGGCCATGGAGTATTCGACGCCGCGCCGGCGCGTGTCGATCACGGCGTCGGGGTCGGTGGATTCGAGGATGTCCTTGTCCTCGCGCGTCACCGCGTCGTCGAAATCGATCAGCATCTGCGCCGGGCAATCTGCTTCCGTGTCGTTGCGGAACAGCCATTGGCACAGCTGCATGCGGCCGTCGTCTATGGGCGTGAAGCAGTTGATGATGATGTGGCGCACACCGGAGGGGTATTCAATGTCCAGCCGGCGCGAGAACGGCAGGAAGTAGGCGTTGCGCATGTGGCGCGTGGTGACCGCATCGGTCACGCCGCTGATGCGCTGGAACTTCTCCGGGTTGCTGGCGGGGATGGTCGTCTCGGCGTAGAACCCGGTGGGCGACTCCACCAGCTCGTAGCTGCTGGGCTTGGGCTGCGAGGCCACGCCAAAGGTGGCGCGGTGCACAAAGCTGAAGTGCGAATTGTCGAAGGAGTTTTCCAGCGCGCGCATGGGGCTGGTGTCCCAGGTTTCGTAGAACTGGAAGATGGTGCGCCAGCCTTCGGCGCCAAACTCGGGGATGGCGGGGATGTCTTCTATCGGGTCTTCCAGCGCCACCCAGGCATAGCCGTAGCGCGCGGTGCAGTGGTAGGCGGGCGTGCAGTAGCCCGGCGGGATCGGCTGGCCGGCATCCATCTGCGGGATGCCGACCACGCGGCCGCTGCGGTCGTACTGCCAGCCGTGGTAGCCGCACTGCAGCGTGCCCTCGTGGCACCAGCCCTTGGACAGCTTGGCGGTACGGTGGCAGCAGCGGTCCTTCAGCGCGGCGGGCTGGCCGTCGCCATCCAGAAACAGCACGATGTTCTCGCCCAGCAGGGTGAAGGGCTTGGGGCCGTCGGCCAGATCGGTGAGCGGCATGACGGCATGCCAGAACTTTCTGAACACGGGTTGGCGGGTGGTGAGCATGGAGAGGTCCTTTCAGGGGAGGAACAAGAGCAATGACCTGCCGTGGGGAACGGTTGAATCGCTTCTACTCTCGGGGAACGGGAAATTGTGGAACTAGCGCGGCGCGGCAGCGGCTTGCACGCCGGCCGGCAGCGCTTCTGCGCTGACGCGGAACACATGCTGCTCCGGGTCGGTCAGCACCGCCTGCCACTGGCCGTAGTAGGTGGCATAGGGGAACTTGAGCACGCGCCCGCCCAGCTTGCCGATGCGCGCGGCCACGTCGTCTACCGCCGTGGGCGTGGGCAGCATGAAGGTGGCGTAGGCGGTGACGGGCGCGGTGCTGTGTGCAGCCGGTGCGCGGTCGGTCAGGTCCAGCAGCGCGTAGGCCGGCCGCGCGTTGAAGCCAAACTGCACGCCCTCGGAATGCAGCGCGCGGTAGATCGGCGAGCGGCTCTGCTCGGCCTCTTGCCAGCCCAGCAGGTGGCGGTAGAACTGCATCTGCGCCTCGATGTCGTGGCACAGCAGGTTGAACCACAGCTTCATGCGGGCTCCTTTAGTCCATACGTTTTGGCGTACATCTCGCGCAGGTGCTCGCCGGCGGTGCAGGGCGCGTAGCGCGGTGCTTCACCGGCCGGCACGGTGCCCGGCACGGGTTCTATGCGCGCGAAGTAGCCGGGCTCGTAGAAGAAGGGGATCGAGTAGCGCGGTGCGCCGCCCGAGTGCATGTTACGCACGCGGTGCGGGTTGGAGTGGTAGCGGCCATTGGTCCAGCGCGGGATCATGTCGCCCAGGTTGACGACCAGGCAGCCGGCCATGGGCGTGGCTGGCACCCAGTTGCCATCGGGCATGCAGACCTCCA
It encodes:
- a CDS encoding aromatic ring-hydroxylating dioxygenase subunit alpha, with the protein product MLTTRQPVFRKFWHAVMPLTDLADGPKPFTLLGENIVLFLDGDGQPAALKDRCCHRTAKLSKGWCHEGTLQCGYHGWQYDRSGRVVGIPQMDAGQPIPPGYCTPAYHCTARYGYAWVALEDPIEDIPAIPEFGAEGWRTIFQFYETWDTSPMRALENSFDNSHFSFVHRATFGVASQPKPSSYELVESPTGFYAETTIPASNPEKFQRISGVTDAVTTRHMRNAYFLPFSRRLDIEYPSGVRHIIINCFTPIDDGRMQLCQWLFRNDTEADCPAQMLIDFDDAVTREDKDILESTDPDAVIDTRRRGVEYSMASDKPGMLIRKKLMELLARHGEPEVHRGNVASIPIVAATPASCSAMAAAKPIATPVALEAAA
- a CDS encoding VOC family protein; protein product: MKLWFNLLCHDIEAQMQFYRHLLGWQEAEQSRSPIYRALHSEGVQFGFNARPAYALLDLTDRAPAAHSTAPVTAYATFMLPTPTAVDDVAARIGKLGGRVLKFPYATYYGQWQAVLTDPEQHVFRVSAEALPAGVQAAAAPR
- a CDS encoding DUF427 domain-containing protein; this translates as MKATWNGKTIAESEDTVLVEGNHYFPPESLNRDFVTFSNHRSTCPWKGQASYYSLLVDGELNTDAAWYYPEPKSGAEEIRGRIAFWKGVKVAA
- a CDS encoding LysR family transcriptional regulator — encoded protein: MDRIVATQVFVAVVDSGSLTAAAERLDMSRAMATRYLAQMERWAGARLLHRSTRRLGLSPAGEELLPRCRELLALAEQMPHPAGEGADGPQGMLRIACAPSLAENWLARAMADYLRQYPRVAVDLVLGNQAVNLVEERIDLAIRISNALDPQLIARRLADCHSVVCAAPSYLAARGTPRRVEDLALHDCLTYTYFGKSLWNFTRAGEPVAVPVGGKLSANDATALLHAAIAGAGICMQPAYAAAPHIAAGTLVALLPEAEPPMLGVHGIYSSRRQMPAALRSLLDFLAARFAADPGWGRYAAPLPLRSETP
- a CDS encoding nucleoside deaminase; translated protein: MNANTPNSLLPEPVELDERDGLYLRRAIALADHARSLGNRPFGAVAVLPDGTVLDEAWNATFETGDCTAHAETSLVRKLSPRFSRDVLAQATMYASGEPCVMCAGAIFWSAIGRVVYGIDAVRLRVFRGDRADQVDAELFCRDVFAASPNPIECVGPALLEEASASHVGAWKA